From a region of the Cucumis sativus cultivar 9930 chromosome 6, Cucumber_9930_V3, whole genome shotgun sequence genome:
- the LOC101209602 gene encoding serine/threonine-protein phosphatase PP1 isozyme 4 has translation MASQGQTSIEPAVLDDIIRRLTEVRSSRPGKQVQLSENEIKQLCAASREIFIQQPNLLELEAPVKICGDIHGQYSDLLRLFEYGGFPPSANYLFLGDYVDRGKQSLETICLLLAYKIKYPENFFLLRGNHECASINRIYGFYDECKRRFNVRLWKVFTDCFNCLPVAALIDEKILCMHGGLSPDLTNLDLIRNLGRPTPIPDTGLLCDLLWSDPCRDVRGWGMNDRGVSYTFGPDKVEEFLAKHDLDLICRAHQVVEDGYEFFADKQLVTIFSAPNYCGEFDNAGAMMSVDENLMCSFQILSSSHR, from the exons ATGGCTTCTCAAGGACAAACAAGTATTGAACCCGCTGTACTCGACGACATAATCCGGCGCCTCACCGAAGTCCGCTCCTCTCGTCCTGGGAAACAGGTTCAGTTATCAGAGAATGAGATCAAACAACTTTGTGCTGCTTCCAGAGAGATTTTTATTCAGCAACCCAATTTGCTCGAGCTCGAAGCCCCTGTTAAAATTTGTG GTGACATTCATGGACAGTATAGTGATTTACTAAGGCTCTTTGAGTATGGAGGTTTTCCTCCAAGTGCCAATTATCTGTTTTTAGGGGACTATGTGGACCGTGGCAAGCAGAGCTTAGAAACAATATGTCTATTGCTTGCCTATAAGATAAAGTACCCTGagaattttttccttttaagagGAAACCATGAATGCGCCTCAATTAATAGGATATACGGGTTTTATGATGAATGTAAGCGACGGTTTAATGTGAGACTCTGGAAGGTGTTTACTGATTGTTTTAACTGTCTTCCTGTGGCTGCTCTTATTGATGAAAAAATTTTGTGCATGCATGGTGGTCTCTCCCCGGATCTTACAAATTTGGATCTAATAAGAAACTTAGGCAGGCCAACCCCTATCCCAGACACTGGTTTGCTGTGTGATTTGCTTTGGTCAGATCCTTGTCGGGATGTTCGAGGGTGGGGGATGAATGATAGAGGAGTCTCTTACACCTTTGGTCCTGATAAGGTGGAAGAGTTTTTAGCCAAGCACGACCTGGATCTCATATGCCGTGCTCATCAG GTTGTGGAGGATGGTTATGAATTTTTTGCTGACAAGCAACTTGTCACAATATTCTCAGCCCCCAACTATTGTGGTGAATTTGATAATGCTGGTGCAATGATGAGTGTTGATGAAAACTTGATGTGCTCTTTCCAGATTCTGTCATCTTCACATAGGTGA
- the LOC101209355 gene encoding ras-related protein Rab2BV: MAYKVDHEYDYLFKIVLIGDSGVGKSNILSRFTRNEFCLESKSTIGVEFATRTLQVEGKTVKAQIWDTAGQERYRAITSAYYRGAVGALLVYDITKRQTFDNVQRWLRELRDHADSNIVIMMAGNKADLNHLRAVSAEDAQVLAEKEGLSFLETSALEALNVEKAFQTILLDIYHIISKKALAAQEATSNPGLPHGTTINVANISGNYNKRSCCSN, translated from the exons atgGCTTACAAGGTGGATCATGAATACGATTATCTCTTCAAGATTGTCTTGATCGGTGATTCTGGAGTTGGAAAATCCAATATTCTCTCCAGGTTTACGCGTAACGAATTCTGTTTGGAATCCAAGTCTACCATTGGTGTTGAATTCGCTACACGGACTTTGCAG GTAGAGGGGAAGACAGTGAAGGCTCAAATATGGGACACAGCAGGACAAGAGAGATACCGAGCCATTACAAGTGCTTATTACAGGGGAGCAGTTGGTGCACTTTTGGTTTATGATATAACCAAGAGACAAACCTTTGACAATGTCCAAAGATGGCTACGTGAGCTGAGAGACCATGCTGATTCCAATATCGTGATCATGATGGCCGGAAACAAGGCGGACCTTAACCACCTCCGGGCAGTTTCCGCCGAAGATGCTCAGGTTTTGGCAGAAAAAGAAGGGTTGTCGTTCCTTGAGACCTCAGCTTTGGAGGCCTTGAATGTTGAGAAGGCTTTCCAGACCATTTTGCTTGACATTTATCATATCATTAGCAAGAAAGCTTTGGCTGCTCAAGAAGCCACCTCCAACCCCGGCCTCCCTCACGGCACGACCATCAACGTCGCGAATATCTCGGGCAATTACAACAAGAGAAGTTGTTGCTCTAATTGA
- the LOC101209106 gene encoding uncharacterized protein LOC101209106: MDCSRSSKYNWVMVFLVAVMLIGGTECGHVHSKGECAPSTPDREAFKMMPCMGASKDVDYPVSQRCCDQVKKLGQSTSCLCAVMLSKTAELVGSKPDIAITIPKRCNIVDRPVGYNCGGYVLP, translated from the exons ATGGATTGTTCAAGATCATCAAAATACAACTGGGTCATGGTATTTTTGGTTGCAGTAATGTTGATAGGTGGTACAGAATGTGGTCATGTTCACTCAAAAGGTGAATGTGCACCATCAACACCTGATAGAGAAGCATTTAAAATGATGCCATGTATGGGAGCTTCAAAGGATGTTGATTATCCAGTTTCTCAAAGATGTTGTGATCAAGTCAAGAAATTAGGGCAAAGTACAAGCTGTCTTTGTGCTGTTATGTTGTCTAAAACAGCTGAATTGGTGGGATCAAAGCCTGACATTGCGATCACTATTCCTAAGCGTTGTAACATTGTTGATCGCCCTGTTGGTTACAACTGTGGAG GTTACGTATTACCTTGa
- the LOC101208865 gene encoding uncharacterized protein LOC101208865, whose product MPTGTSIHISALDGIVNVNSMFTLAVFLGLAWNPNDPMNNLIQSPNCLAGPSVAANLVSFHVYSFSSFLFSSLIALGLKQAIRIAKSPFYHPTEFFIRVNKTALRIGMLVSGIGSVCGCGFLMMALINVVQIKLGTLSCGSSQTFAAVVPLVILVPIALVVYICLVSYAFIN is encoded by the coding sequence ATGCCGACCGGCACCAGTATTCACATATCAGCCCTTGACGGCATCGTTAATGTCAATTCCATGTTCACTCTTGCCGTCTTCTTAGGTCTGGCGTGGAACCCCAACGATCCAATGAATAACCTAATCCAAAGCCCTAATTGTTTGGCTGGCCCTTCCGTCGCCGCGAATCTCGTTTCCTTCCATGTCTATTCCTTCAGCTCCTTCCTCTTTTCCAGCTTAATCGCTCTCGGTCTCAAGCAAGCCATTAGGATCGCCAAAAGCCCATTCTATCACCCGACTGAGTTCTTCATTCGTGTCAACAAAACGGCGCTCCGAATCGGGATGTTGGTGTCGGGAATCGGGTCGGTTTGTGGGTGTGGATTCCTTATGATGGCGCTTATCAATGTTGTTCAGATCAAACTTGGTACTCTGAGCTGCGGCAGCTCTCAGACATTCGCGGCGGTGGTTCCACTCGTAATTTTGGTTCCGATTGCACTTGTGGTTTACATCTGCCTTGTTTCTTACGCTTTTATCAATTAG
- the LOC101219950 gene encoding rop guanine nucleotide exchange factor 5 yields MEASVNTTDNARKIATSFGSIGAGTELFTESSAVSGQSSSSRSSSDNSAGECSSPPQLGWPIRKAQLCKSSNSRVREVEQKPSSTDSKPSKTVTKVSEMELMKERFAKLLLGEDMSGSGKGVSTALAISNSITNLCATIFGQLWRLEPLPKEKKSMWKRELEWLLCVSDHIVELIPSFQTFPDGSKLEVMTSRPRSDIFINLPALRKLDNMLLEILESFADTEFWYVDQGIVSSDGDGSSSFRKIVQRQQEKWWLPVPRVPAGGLGEDSRKQLHHTRDCTNQILKAVMAINNIALNDMEVPESYLETLPKNGRACLGDVIYRYITSEHFSSEYLLDCLDLSSEHVALDVANRVEAAIYVWRRRAHSKPQINPTRSTARSSWEMVKDLMIDGDKREFLAERAEGLLHSLKQRFPSLTQTTLDTSKIQFNKDVGKSILESYSRVLESLAFNIIARIDDLLYVDDLTKHSNRLTSAATVNVVGHKKAAYSVHLSSTPYKLTSTTPSFSPAPLVSPAKTERVPFLNNKITSKPPRRGFGVKRALTNYLGVETKPKTCTNSIEGAASIQNIIVNENSEQRKSSSADQSVISCSKLLAEKMK; encoded by the exons atGGAAGCTTCGGTCAACACTACTGACAATGCTCGAAAAATTGCTACATCTTTCGGTTCTATTGGAGCTGGAACCGAGTTGTTCACCGAGTCGAGTGCGGTATCTGGGCAGAGTAGCTCAAGCAGGTCGAGCTCCGACAATTCCGCTGGCGAGTGTTCTTCACCACCTCAACTCGGTTGGCCGATTCGCAAGGCTCAGCTTTGCAAAAGTTCAAACTCTAGAGTTCGTGAAGTTGAACAGAAACCCAGTTCCACTGATTCAAAGCCAAGCAAAACGGTCACTAAAGTTTCTG aGATGGAACTTATGAAGGAGAGATTTGCAAAACTGTTGCTTGGAGAAGATATGTCAGGTTCTGGAAAAGGAGTTTCCACCGCATTGGCCATCTCGAATTCCATTACCAATCTCTGTG CCACCATATTTGGGCAACTGTGGAGACTTGAACCTTTACCAAAGGAGAAAAAATCCATGTGGAAAAGAGAACTGGAGTGGCTTCTTTGTGTGAGTGACCATATAGTTGAATTAATCCCTTCTTTCCAAACATTCCCTGATGGAAGCAAACTAGAG gtTATGACTTCCAGGCCTAGATCTGATATCTTCATTAACCTTCCAGCTCTCAGAAAATTGGACAATATGCTACTT GAAATTCTTGAGAGTTTTGCCGATACCGAATTCTGGTATGTTGATCAAGGCATTGTATCATCTGATGGCGATGGATCGTCTTCTTTTCGGAAAATAGTTCAAAGGCAGCAAGAGAAGTGGTGGCTTCCAGTGCCCCGAGTCCCTGCAGGTGGTCTCGGCGAAGATTCAAGAAAGCAATTGCATCATACTAGAGATTGCACAAACCAGATATTGAAAGCTGTAATGGCCATAAACAACATTGCTTTGAATGACATGGAGGTTCCTGAATCTTACTTGGAGACTCTTCCTAAG AATGGGCGAGCCTGTCTAGGGGATGTTATATACCGGTATATTACGTCGGAGCATTTTTCGTCTGAATACTTGCTTGACTGCCTTGACTTATCCTCCGAACATGTCGCCCTTGACGTAGCCAATCGTGTCGAGGCTGCAATTTATGTTTGGAGACGTCGGGCTCATTCCAAACCTCAAATCAACCCAACACGTTCTACTGCAAGATCATCTTGGGAGATGGTGAAGGACCTAATGATTGATGGTGACAAGAGGGAGTTTTTAGCAGAAAGAGCTGAGGGCCTCTTGCATTCTTTAAAGCAGCGGTTTCCTAGTCTAACACAAACTACTTTAGACACTAgtaaaattcaattcaacaaG GATGTTGGAAAGTCCATTCTTGAAAGCTACTCAAGGGTTCTAGAGAGTCTTGCATTCAACATCATTGCTCGAATTGACGATTTGCTTTATGTCGACGACTTAACTAAACATTCGAATAGGTTGACATCGGCTGCCACAGTTAATGTAGTTGGTCACAAGAAGGCTGCTTACTCGGTGCATCTCTCGAGCACTCCATATAAACTCACATCCACAACTCCAAGCTTTTCGCCAGCTCCATTGGTTAGTCCAGCCAAGACCGAGAGAGTGCCATTtctcaacaacaaaattactaGCAAGCCTCCTCGGCGCGGCTTTGGAGTGAAAAGAGCCTTGACGAATTATCTTGGCGTcgaaacaaaaccaaaaacttgcACAAATTCAATTGAAGGGGCTGCTTCAATTCAGAACATAATTGTGAATGAAAATTCAGAACAGAGAAAAAGCTCTTCTGCAGATCAAAGTGTGATAAGTTGTAGCAAATTGCTTGCTGAGAAGATGAAATAG
- the LOC101208622 gene encoding immediate early response 3-interacting protein 1 has product MGLWTLLEGCLLLANALAILNEDRFLAPRGLNFSEFSGGRTKSFKGQLIGLIYATQYLRVPLIMLNAICIFVKLVSG; this is encoded by the coding sequence ATGGGTCTGTGGACACTACTCGAGGGTTGTCTGCTTCTTGCTAATGCGCTGGCAATTCTCAATGAAGATCGCTTTCTCGCTCCGCGAGGATTGAACTTCTCTGAATTCTCAGGAGGCAGAACAAAGTCATTCAAAGGGCAGCTTATTGGCCTTATCTACGCAACACAATATTTAAGAGTTCCTCTCATAATGCTAAATGCAATCTGTATCTTTGTAAAGTTAGTATCTGGATGA
- the LOC101208381 gene encoding guanylyl cyclase 1 — MWPFYLLFNKILKLEEPRELGGDDLSFVEVYPFESFLSKIRCDAPVLPRSQLIEVPHINQLQQWDCGLACVLMVLNILGINGCDIQSLADLCGTRSIWTVDLAYLLQRFSVSFSYFTVTFGADPNYSVESFYKEELANDLVRVDRLFQKALEAGIKIECRSLSKEDISLLMLSGIYVAIVLVDQRRLSGSWLEDILVSGICDSDSSYTGHYIVVCGYDADADEFEIRDPASTRKHVRISSNCLDGARKCFGTDEDILLVSLEKSGKQTTESPHLSPNVNINC; from the exons ATGTGGCCATTCTATCTTCTCTTCAACAAGATTCTCAAGCTTGAGGAACCAAGAGAATTGGGTGGAGATGATTTGAGTTTTGTAGAAGTGTACCCATTTGAGAGTTTTCTAAGTAAAATAAGATGTGATGCTCCAGTTCTTCCTCGCTCCCAGTTGATTGAA GTACCACACATAAACCAGCTACAACAATGGGATTGTGGCCTTGCTTGTGTTTTGATGGTTTTGAACATTCTTGGGATTAATGGTTGCGATATTCAATCACTGGCAGATCTATGCGGTACAAGaag CATATGGACTGTTGATCTGGCATATTTGTTGCAGAGATTTTCAGTTAGTTTCTCCTACTTCACAGTGACCTTTGGTGCGGACCCTAATTATTCAGTTGAATCATTTTACAag GAGGAACTAGCAAATGATCTTGTTCGAGTTGATAGGCTATTTCAAAAGGCACTGGAAGCTGGAATAAAAATTGAG TGCAGATCTCTCAGCAAAGAAGATATTTCTCTCTTAATGTTATCTGGGATATATGTTGCTATTGTGTTAGTTGATCAACGTAGATTGAG TGGGTCTTGGCTGGAGGACATACTCGTGTCAGGTATCTGTGATAGCGACTCCAGCTATACTG GTCACTATATCGTGGTTTGTGGCTATGATGCTGATGCGGATGAATTCGAAATCAGAGATCCTGCAAGCACTAG AAAGCACGTGAGGATCTCTTCAAACTGTCTAGATGGTGCACGCAAATGCTTCGGTACTGATGAAGATATCTTATTG GTATCTTTGGAGAAGAGCGGAAAGCAAACGACAGAATCACCTCATCTTTCTCCAAACGTCAACATTAACTGCtga